TGACGGAGCCGGAAAGAGCCGCGGCATGGGCCTCGCTCAGCGCAGTTTACCCCGAGCTGCAGGATTGGGTGGCGCGCCGGGGGCACGGCGGCGGCGCCATGTGGCGCGATTCGCAATCGCCTGCCGCAATCGCTGCTCTCAAGCAGCAGGCAGACCTGGCTGTCGTTCAGCTCCATTCTGGTTATCAGTATGCCGCGGTCCCGTCCGATACCCTCCGTGCAAATGCACATGCAGCAATAGACGCCGGAGCCGATATCGTCATCTGTCATCACCCCCACGTGACGCAGGGATTCGAGTGGTACAAGGGGCACCTGATCGCTTACAGCCTGGGAAACTTCGTATTCGACCAGGATTTTCTCGCCACCTTCTCCGGATTTTTCCTGAGGACGGTCTGGGATGGCTCCACGCTTGTGGAAGCGCGGCTCGTCCCGACGGAACTGAGCGCCTACCGGCCGGTCCCGACATCCGGTGCGGCTTCCTTGAGGACTGCTCTGGGCGTTTGGGAGAAGTGCCTGCTGGGGGCCGAATTCCGTCGTGACCCGGCGGATGATGTCACGAAAACCATCGAAATTGACCAGGATGCCGACACCGTGGCGGCCCACGTGATACGGGACGGTTCCTCTTACCTGATAACCTCCCAGGTGCCGCCGAGGGTCCCGGTAGATATGGTTCTTTCGCCCGGTGCATCCGCATCCGTGACGTTCGATGGGCTCATCGATTCGCGTCTGGGTCTAACTCCGGGAAGTGCTGCCGGGCTCCTCATCGGACGCGACCTGTTCGGATGGGGGAGATTCGAAGACGAAACGGCCGATGCCTCCGCCGACGGTTCCACCCACTGGACGACCGACGGAACCCGCAAGGAGGTAGTTTTCGGAGATGCGGCGCAGGGCCGGGGATTCCTGAGGCTGACGAGGTATTCCACCAGCGGTACTCTGGTACTTGTCCGACCGGTCGCGAGGGTGCCCCTTCAGCAGCACCGGTTGTACCGTTCGATAAATGGGGAAATAGTTCCCGCTGATCCTCCGGCAACCTACACCTTGCGGTTCATGGCCCGCATCTCGGCTCCGGCGGAAGCCAAGGTGAATTTCCAGAGTTTCCGGTTCGACGATACCGATCCTACGGCCGATCCGACCTCAACCGTTCTTGCCCAGCAAACGGTCGCTATCCAGATTGCTTCCGGCGGAACTTGGCAGCCGGTGGAAATCGCCATCCCGCCGGCACTGCTTGCAACCGGTGGCATCACCGCCAACCAGATACTTTTTTATATTCAACTGTTTCCTCCGACGCTGGGAAAGGC
The nucleotide sequence above comes from Geobacter benzoatilyticus. Encoded proteins:
- a CDS encoding CapA family protein; protein product: MSVEIPTFSVSLKIVGENGDPVPGATVAAKGVTLPADAQGAVQITRLSGPLHATASAPGHLAEPVVAGWEDKGKVLTIRLLSAKEGRWVMHSGGDMMLGRRYQTPVEGTPLIPLDNAAEGARNVVKDVAQAFALGDLGTVNLETAVSDLPSSAAYPGKRFVLNSPSAAMSALKELGVDVAFLANNHTRDYGEEGLRRTKTALDVQGVKYQGASDVEAAAYEPLVVSVKGVRVGLLSWTSVTGTVVNDSYPVDGDPVPANLPADEAWQYQPRSWGYAGLSVPVASRRIGSAWRLFRDGEASLTEPERAAAWASLSAVYPELQDWVARRGHGGGAMWRDSQSPAAIAALKQQADLAVVQLHSGYQYAAVPSDTLRANAHAAIDAGADIVICHHPHVTQGFEWYKGHLIAYSLGNFVFDQDFLATFSGFFLRTVWDGSTLVEARLVPTELSAYRPVPTSGAASLRTALGVWEKCLLGAEFRRDPADDVTKTIEIDQDADTVAAHVIRDGSSYLITSQVPPRVPVDMVLSPGASASVTFDGLIDSRLGLTPGSAAGLLIGRDLFGWGRFEDETADASADGSTHWTTDGTRKEVVFGDAAQGRGFLRLTRYSTSGTLVLVRPVARVPLQQHRLYRSINGEIVPADPPATYTLRFMARISAPAEAKVNFQSFRFDDTDPTADPTSTVLAQQTVAIQIASGGTWQPVEIAIPPALLATGGITANQILFYIQLFPPTLGKAMLDIDELELIEWRSASEMPARFGAFSRVKNTGNASVSLQFDGMPIER